A genome region from Deinococcus sp. KNUC1210 includes the following:
- the carB gene encoding carbamoyl-phosphate synthase large subunit: MPKRTDLHTILILGSGPIQIGQAAEFDYSGTQALKALKKEGYRVVLVNSNPATIMTDPELSDATYLEPLTPEFVEKVIALEQPDALLPTLGGQTALNLAMELHERGVLEKYGVELIGAGVEAIKKGEDRELFQAAMKKIGVETARGQMVHSMEEAIAYQKELGLPVVIRPSFTLGGTGGGIAHTYEEFLDITEGGLRDSPVTSVLLEESILGWKEYELEVMRDTADTVIIITSIENFDPMGVHTGDSITVAPAQTLSDVEYQRLRDQSLAIIREIGVATGGSNIQFAVNPDNGRVIVIEMNPRVSRSSALASKATGFPIAKIAALLAVGYHLDELPNDITRVTPASFEPSIDYVVTKIPRFAFEKFPGTSDHLGTQMRSVGEVMAVGRTFKESLQKALRSTESDTRGLYAQMDRAGLRALLYPNPRRLEAVIELLRRGETVDELFEATKIDRWFLCQLHEIVAAESEILELGPITGWKYEYWREVKRLGFSDARIGEIVGLSELAVRALRKEAKATPVYKTVDTCAAEFEAYTPYHYSTYEWEDEVTATDKPKVVILGSGPNRIGQGVEFDYATVHAVWALQEAGYETIMVNSNPETVSTDYDTADRLYFEPLTFEDVMNIVEHEKPIGVIVQLGGQTPLKLAKRLADAGAPIIGTSPETIDEAEDRASFNALCERLGIPQPKGLVARDASEAQELAARLGFPLMARPSYVLGGRAMRTVHSAAELQTYLDEVYSVVEGQPSILLDQYLEGALELDVDTLCDGQTAVVAGIMEHIEAAGVHSGDSACIIPPVHLSAELSATVKATTERLALELGVKGLMNVQWAIKDGVPYILEANPRASRTVPYVSKATGHPLAKYAARIAVGQTLEEIGLTQTPTPAMYSVKEVHLPFLKFRGVLPILGPEMKSTGESMGIDADPYLAYYRAEIGAKSNLPLTGTALLLGDGLDDVAAELERAGLSVIRTQDGEKLPDLLIDVTGSRLLRTALERGVPIVSTREGAEWTAKAIAAAVGAELNVRSLQGWLQA; the protein is encoded by the coding sequence ATGCCCAAGCGCACTGACTTACATACAATCCTGATCCTCGGCAGCGGCCCCATTCAGATCGGGCAGGCTGCCGAGTTCGATTACTCCGGTACTCAGGCCCTGAAGGCGCTGAAGAAAGAAGGCTACCGCGTGGTGCTGGTCAACAGTAACCCGGCGACCATCATGACCGACCCCGAGTTGAGCGACGCGACCTATCTGGAACCGCTGACGCCCGAATTCGTCGAGAAGGTGATCGCGCTCGAACAGCCGGACGCTCTGCTGCCCACGCTCGGCGGTCAGACGGCGCTGAATCTGGCGATGGAACTGCATGAGCGCGGGGTGCTGGAAAAATACGGCGTCGAGCTGATCGGCGCGGGTGTCGAGGCCATCAAGAAGGGCGAAGACCGCGAACTGTTCCAGGCGGCCATGAAGAAGATCGGCGTGGAAACGGCGCGCGGCCAGATGGTTCACAGCATGGAAGAGGCCATTGCCTACCAGAAGGAACTCGGCCTGCCCGTCGTCATCCGGCCCAGTTTCACGCTCGGCGGCACAGGCGGCGGCATCGCGCACACCTACGAGGAATTTCTGGACATCACCGAGGGCGGCCTGCGCGACAGCCCCGTGACAAGCGTGCTGCTGGAAGAGAGCATTCTGGGCTGGAAGGAATACGAGCTGGAAGTGATGCGCGATACCGCCGACACGGTCATCATCATCACCAGCATCGAGAACTTCGACCCGATGGGCGTGCATACCGGCGACAGCATCACCGTCGCGCCCGCCCAGACGCTCAGCGACGTGGAATACCAGCGGCTGCGCGACCAGAGTCTTGCCATCATCCGTGAAATCGGTGTGGCGACGGGCGGCAGCAACATCCAGTTTGCGGTCAACCCCGACAACGGGCGCGTGATCGTGATCGAGATGAATCCGCGTGTGTCGCGCTCCAGTGCCCTGGCGAGCAAGGCCACCGGCTTTCCGATCGCCAAGATCGCCGCGCTGCTGGCGGTGGGCTACCACCTGGACGAGCTGCCCAACGACATCACCCGCGTGACGCCCGCTTCGTTCGAGCCGAGCATCGACTACGTAGTGACGAAGATTCCGCGCTTCGCCTTCGAGAAATTCCCCGGCACCTCCGATCACCTGGGCACCCAGATGAGATCGGTGGGCGAAGTGATGGCAGTGGGGCGCACCTTCAAGGAGAGCCTGCAAAAAGCGCTGCGAAGCACCGAGAGCGATACGCGTGGGCTGTACGCCCAGATGGACAGAGCAGGGCTGCGGGCGCTGCTGTACCCCAACCCGCGCCGCCTGGAAGCGGTGATCGAGCTGCTGCGGCGCGGCGAGACGGTGGACGAGCTCTTCGAGGCCACCAAAATCGACCGCTGGTTCCTGTGTCAGCTGCACGAGATCGTGGCCGCCGAGTCCGAGATTCTGGAGCTGGGGCCCATCACTGGCTGGAAGTACGAATACTGGCGCGAGGTCAAGCGCCTGGGCTTCTCGGATGCGCGAATCGGGGAAATCGTCGGGCTGAGCGAGCTGGCCGTGCGGGCGCTCCGCAAGGAGGCGAAGGCCACGCCCGTGTACAAGACGGTGGACACCTGCGCCGCCGAATTCGAGGCGTACACGCCGTATCACTACAGCACCTACGAATGGGAAGATGAGGTGACGGCCACCGACAAGCCCAAGGTGGTGATTCTGGGCAGCGGTCCCAACCGCATCGGGCAGGGCGTGGAGTTCGACTACGCTACCGTGCACGCGGTCTGGGCTCTTCAGGAAGCCGGGTACGAGACCATCATGGTCAACTCCAACCCCGAAACGGTGAGCACCGACTACGATACCGCCGACCGCCTGTACTTCGAGCCGCTGACCTTCGAAGACGTGATGAACATCGTCGAGCACGAAAAACCCATCGGCGTGATCGTGCAGCTCGGCGGGCAGACGCCGCTGAAACTGGCGAAACGGCTGGCAGACGCCGGAGCGCCGATCATCGGAACGAGTCCGGAGACCATCGACGAGGCCGAAGACCGCGCCAGCTTCAACGCGCTGTGCGAGCGCCTAGGCATTCCGCAGCCAAAGGGGCTGGTGGCGAGAGACGCCAGCGAAGCGCAGGAACTCGCCGCCCGGCTGGGCTTTCCGCTGATGGCCCGCCCCAGTTATGTGCTGGGAGGCCGCGCCATGCGGACGGTGCACAGCGCTGCCGAACTCCAGACGTATCTGGACGAGGTGTACTCGGTGGTGGAAGGGCAGCCCAGCATCCTGCTCGATCAGTACCTGGAAGGAGCGCTGGAACTCGACGTGGACACGCTCTGCGACGGGCAGACAGCGGTGGTGGCGGGCATCATGGAGCACATCGAGGCCGCCGGGGTGCACTCGGGCGACAGCGCCTGCATCATTCCGCCCGTGCATCTGAGCGCCGAACTGAGTGCCACGGTCAAGGCCACCACCGAGCGGCTCGCGCTGGAACTGGGCGTGAAGGGCCTGATGAACGTGCAGTGGGCCATCAAGGACGGCGTGCCGTACATTCTGGAAGCCAACCCGCGTGCCAGCCGCACCGTGCCCTACGTGAGCAAGGCCACCGGGCACCCGCTCGCCAAGTACGCCGCCCGCATCGCCGTCGGGCAGACGCTGGAAGAAATCGGGTTGACCCAGACGCCCACGCCCGCCATGTACAGCGTCAAGGAAGTGCATCTGCCGTTCCTGAAGTTCCGGGGCGTGCTGCCCATCCTGGGGCCAGAGATGAAGAGCACGGGCGAAAGCATGGGCATCGACGCCGATCCGTACCTGGCGTACTACCGCGCCGAGATCGGGGCCAAGAGCAACCTGCCACTGACGGGCACGGCGCTGCTGCTGGGCGACGGTCTGGACGACGTTGCCGCCGAGCTGGAGCGGGCCGGGCTGAGCGTGATTCGGACGCAGGACGGCGAGAAGCTGCCCGACCTGCTGATCGACGTGACCGGAAGCCGGCTTCTGCGCACGGCGCTGGAACGCGGCGTCCCGATTGTGAGCACGCGCGAAGGGGCGGAGTGGACAGCGAAGGCGATTGCGGCAGCGGTCGGGGCGGAGCTGAACGTCAGGAGTTTGCAGGGGTGGCTACAGGCCTAA
- a CDS encoding DUF1697 domain-containing protein, with protein MTTVALLRGINVGGHHPVPMAALKSVFESLGLTHVQTYIQSGNVVFEGDIGRPALEAALLQAFGFPVAVLLRSAAQWQDIIGRNPYPLQAEADGSKVHLTLLDALPTSAGLAAFGAVPSGADEWTHSGLELYLHTPDGMGRTKLNPDRLKVKTTTRNWRTVLRLGELVSGQG; from the coding sequence ATGACAACCGTGGCGCTGCTGCGCGGCATCAATGTCGGTGGACACCATCCGGTGCCGATGGCCGCCCTGAAATCCGTCTTCGAAAGCCTGGGTCTGACGCATGTTCAGACGTACATCCAGAGCGGAAACGTGGTCTTCGAGGGCGACATCGGCAGGCCCGCTCTGGAGGCCGCCCTGTTGCAGGCCTTTGGCTTTCCGGTGGCGGTGCTGCTGCGGAGTGCGGCGCAGTGGCAGGACATCATCGGCCGCAACCCATACCCGCTTCAGGCCGAGGCCGACGGCAGCAAGGTTCATCTGACGCTGCTGGACGCACTGCCGACTTCGGCGGGGCTGGCAGCGTTTGGAGCCGTGCCGAGCGGGGCCGACGAGTGGACGCACAGCGGGCTGGAACTGTACCTGCACACGCCGGACGGTATGGGCCGCACGAAGCTGAACCCCGACCGCCTGAAGGTGAAGACCACCACGCGTAACTGGCGCACGGTGCTGCGGCTGGGAGAACTGGTGAGCGGTCAGGGCTAG
- a CDS encoding DsbA family oxidoreductase has product MTTAPSARLQVDIWSDIACPWCYVGKRRFEQALAKFPQRGEVDVVWHSFELDPAAQSHASLNMRDILAKKYGRSQEQAQQMLDSMTQTADAEGLTYHFDRLQVANTFQAHQLLHLAAEHGRQAALKERLLHAHFSEGLNVDDPETLITLAAEVGLDSALIRRALEQQTYAEAVRQDEAQAQRYGIQGVPFFVLDGTYGVSGAQSPETLLNALQQTWSERHPLQLIGVGSDSSAAGLCDDGSCTVPAPRDQN; this is encoded by the coding sequence ATGACGACTGCTCCCTCTGCGCGCCTACAAGTCGATATCTGGTCCGACATCGCCTGCCCGTGGTGCTATGTGGGCAAACGCCGCTTCGAGCAGGCGCTGGCAAAGTTCCCTCAGCGCGGCGAGGTGGACGTGGTGTGGCACAGCTTTGAACTCGACCCTGCGGCCCAGTCGCACGCGTCGCTGAACATGCGCGACATCCTGGCGAAGAAGTACGGCCGGAGCCAGGAGCAGGCCCAGCAGATGCTGGACAGCATGACGCAGACCGCCGACGCCGAGGGCCTGACCTATCATTTCGACCGCCTTCAGGTCGCCAACACCTTTCAGGCTCATCAACTGCTGCATCTGGCCGCCGAACACGGCAGGCAGGCGGCCCTGAAAGAGCGGCTGCTGCACGCCCATTTCAGCGAAGGTCTGAATGTGGATGACCCCGAGACGCTGATCACACTGGCCGCCGAGGTCGGGCTGGACAGCGCACTGATACGCCGGGCACTGGAGCAGCAGACCTACGCCGAAGCCGTGCGCCAGGATGAGGCCCAGGCACAGCGCTACGGCATTCAGGGTGTGCCGTTTTTCGTGCTGGACGGGACGTATGGCGTCAGCGGCGCCCAGTCGCCCGAAACGCTGCTGAATGCGTTGCAGCAGACCTGGAGCGAGCGCCACCCCCTTCAGCTGATCGGGGTAGGCAGCGATTCGAGCGCCGCCGGACTCTGCGACGACGGCAGCTGCACCGTACCGGCCCCCCGAGATCAGAATTGA